The Danio rerio strain Tuebingen ecotype United States chromosome 1, GRCz12tu, whole genome shotgun sequence genome includes a region encoding these proteins:
- the dlc1 gene encoding rho GTPase-activating protein 7 isoform X2: MILTQIEAKEACTWLRAAGFPQYAQLYEDGQFPIEISSVTRDHDFLDQDAIEALCRRLNTLNKCALMRLEITPQRKRSEDSDEDEPCAISGRWTFQRDSKRWSRMDQLDLDVFSPTAGDTGSFAAFLSQDEHFVRGPLQKEGVNASVESILTDLSEQPEVGSLHSTGSGGRGGSLSTTVPSSPATTISNANTATTTRASSVASVCSSGTSGANEDSMSDGLPSPLERGTFAFDVKPNLISSAAEKSTRSRAKSFLKRMESLRLRTSSNAGSKRKKKGVPGHGRLEISGPVLKEGLDEDKLRRLNCVDIATLDRNANRNRSISYSTQTSSGSAGSSQSEASSGSAVSTPSPVSRARSHSTAAGSSKRGGMYLEGFDPFNFVVLQPSEDQDVKENHQTQNKRKEPSSTDENNRRNRQSSDNRQMEDEESRVEEGGVIFFYLPEGHKPGTFPKALADGGSYHGVDNTSRRPPRRGSSASLDSRMSIYDNVPFSEVGDDEDEVGEEEPKLEDVLERVRGLQQLVNEWPETGIGEEEEDEEEEEGDSDSALDSASPCPSSPLQNRLEETENGSDQDSTGNPLAERDETLSSRERCDSGVEASLTRANRTQKLRWPSFQSSHRPSLSSTVLQVGCQSVLQMNLLQKYSLLKLTALLERYTPTNKHGFSWAVPKFMKRIKVRDYKDRSVFGVPLQVIVQRSGQPLPQSIQQAMRYLRSQCLDQVGLFRKSGVKSRIQALRQMNESCGAVGGGVNYEGQLAYDVADMLKQYFRDLPEPLLTSKLSDTFLQIYQYVPKEQRLQAVRAAVLLLPDENREALQTLLCFLSDVTASVGENQMTCTNLAVCLAPSLFHLNTLRRESSSPRVMNRKNTLGKPDQRDLNENLAATHGLAHMIQECRKLFQIPEEMSRCRNSYMEQGLSPMRMEVLAENCGSCNYQSLLKDSIDSLLKEAKDKFKGYDSCSTPENAELAYKKVQDGSSLRQWKVCVDVPASAEDVLQRILREQERWDEDLLESRIVETLDHNTEVYQYVRNSMPPHPPRDHVVLRSWMTDLPKGVCTLVSVSVDHESAAVLGVRANVLTSRYYIEPCGANKSRLAHISRIDCRGRCPEWYNKLYGHLCAAEVVRIRDTFTCLDK, from the exons GAGACTGAACACCCTAAACAAGTGCGCTCTTATGAGATTAGAGATCACCCCTCAAAGAAAGAGA AGTGAAGACTCTGATGAGGATGAGCCATGTGCCATAAGTGGCCGTTGGACTTTCCAGCGAGACAGCAAGCGCTGGTCTCGCATGGACCAGCTGGACCTTGATGTATTCTCCCCTACTGCAGGGGACACTGGCTCCTTCGCTGCATTCCTATCCCAAGATGAGCATTTTGTTAGAGGGCCCCTTCAAAAGGAGGGTGTTAATGCCAGTGTGGAGAGCATCTTAACGGACCTTAGCGAGCAGCCAGAGGTGGGATCTCTGCATAGTACTGGTAGTGGAGGTCGAGGAGGATCACTGAGTACCACTGTACCATCCAGTCCTGCTACAACCATCTCCAATGCTAATACAGCCACCACAACAAGAGCAAGCTCAGTTGCCAGTGTCTGTTCTTCTGGAACATCAGGTGCCAATGAAGACTCCATGTCTGATGGGCTTCCATCGCCCCTGGAACGTGGTACCTTTGCTTTTGATGTAAAACCAAACTTGATAAGTAGTGCAGCTGAAAAAAGCACACGGTCAAGAGCAAAGAGCTTTTTAAAACGCATGGAAAGTTTACGTCTACGCACCAGTAGCAATGCAGGCTCCAAGCGCAAGAAGAAAGGTGTTCCTGGGCATGGTAGGTTGGAGATCAGTGGGCCAGTGCTTAAGGAGGGTCTTGATGAAGACAAGCTGCGTCGGCTCAACTGTGTTGACATCGCAACTCTGGATCGAAATGCAAACCGAAATCGAAGCATCTCCTATTCAACGCAAACAAGCAGTGGGAGTGCAGGGAGTAGCCAATCAGAAGCTAGCAGTGGGAGTGCTGTAAGTACGCCCAGTCCAGTTTCAAGAGCACGTAGTCACAGCACAGCAGCCGGGTCCAGCAAGAGAGGTGGGATGTACTTGGAAGGTTTTGACCCATTTAACTTTGTTGTGCTGCAACCTTCTGAAGACCAAGATGTAAAGGAGAACCATCAGACCCAAAATAAGAGGAAGGAGCCCAGCTCAACTGATGAGAACAATCGACGCAACCGTCAGAGTTCAGATAATAGGCAAATGGAGGATGAAGAGAGTCGCGTAGAGGAAGGAGGTGTGATCTTTTTCTATTTGCCTGAAGGCCACAAGCCTGGCACTTTTCCTAAAGCACTTGCGGATGGAGGATCCTATCATGGTGTTGACAACACAAGTCGCCGCCCACCCCGGAGGGGCTCTTCTGCTTCACTAGACAGTCGAATGAGTATCTATGATAATGTTCCTTTCTCGGAAGTGGGAGATGATGAGGACGAAGTAGGAGAGGAGGAACCAAAACTGGAGGATGTGTTAGAGCGAGTCAGAGGTCTGCAGCAACTGGTCAATGAATGGCCAGAAACAGGAATTGgggaagaggaggaggatgaagaggaagaggaagGAGATTCAGATTCAGCCCTTGACTCTGCATCTCCTTGTCCATCATCTCCACTGCAGAACCGCTTAGAAGAGACAGAGAATGGCAGCGACCAGGACAGCACTGGAAACCCATTAGCAGAAAGAGATGAGACACTCAGCTCACGTGAAAGATGTGACTCTGGAGTTGAAGCATCACTTACTCGAGCCAACAG AACTCAGAAACTGCGCTGGCCAAGTTTCCAGAGCTCCCACAGGCCAAGTCTGTCATCAACAGTGCTACAAGTTGGATGTCAGTCAGTTCTGCAGATGAATCTACTCCAGAAATACAGCCTTCTCAAACTTACTGCTCTACTGGAGAGATACACGCCCACCAACAAACATGGCTTCAGCTG GGCTGTTCCTAAGTTTATGAAGCGGATCAAGGTTCGCGACTACAAGGACAGGAGTGTGTTTGGCGTTCCACTGCAGGTGATAGTTCAAAGGAGCGGACAACCCCTGCCTCAGAGCATTCAACAAGCCATGCGTTACCTGCGGAGCCAATGCCTCGACCAG GTGGGATTGTTCAGGAAATCAGGGGTGAAATCGCGAATCCAAGCCCTTCGCCAAATGAACGAATCATGTGGCGCTGTTGGGGGAGGAGTCAACTATGAGGGCCAATTAGCTTATGACGTGGCTGACATGCTAAAGCAGTATTTCCGAGACCTTCCAGAGCCTCTGCTTACCAGCAAACTGTCTgataccttcctgcagatttatCAAT ATGTCCCCAAAGAGCAGCGCCTGCAGGCGGTAAGGGCTGCTGTGTTGCTGTTACCAGACGAGAACCGCGAGGCACTGCAGACTCTGCTGTGCTTCCTGAGTGATGTAACAGCCAGCGTGGGTGAAAACCAGATGACCTGCACCAACCTGGCCGTGTGTTTGGCCCCTTCTCTCTTCCACCTCAACACACTGCGCAGAGAGAGCTCGTcacccag GGTCATGAATAGAAAGAACACCCTTGGAAAACCTGACCAAAGAGACCTGAATGAAAACCTGGCGGCTACTCATGGTTTAGCGCATATGATACAGGAGTGCAGAAAACTCTTCCAG ATCCCAGAAGAGATGTCCCGATGTAGGAACTCTTACATGGAGCAGGGCTTGAGTCCCATGAGGATGGAGGTGTTGGCGGAAAACTGCGGTTCTTGCAACTACCAAAGTCTACTCAAAGACAGTATTGATAGCCTGCTTAAAGAAGCCAAGGACAAATTCAAAGGTTATGACAGCTGCTCGACTCCTGAAAACGCTGAGCTCGCATACAAGAAG GTTCAGGACGGCTCTTCTCTGCGGCAGTGGAAAGTTTGTGTGGATGTGCCTGCATCGGCTGAGGATGTCCTGCAACGCATTTTGCGAGAGCAGGAGCGCTGGGACGAGGACCTGCTAGAGTCCAGGATCGTGGAGACACTGGACCACAACACTGAAGTCTATCAGTATGTCAGAAACTCAATGCCACCCCATCCGCCAAGAGACCACGTGGTACTCAG GTCATGGATGACAGATTTGCCCAAGGGAGTGTGTACTTTAGTGAGCGTGTCAGTGGATCACGAGAGCGCAGCAGTGCTGGGTGTCCGTGCCAATGTTCTGACATCTCGCTATTACATCGAGCCCTGCGGAGCCAACAAGAGCCGCCTCGCACACATTTCCAGAATAGACTGCAG GGGTCGTTGCCCTGAATGGTACAATAAGCTATATGGTCACCTATGTGCTGCGGAGGTGGTGCGGATACGAGACACTTTTACCTGTCTggacaaataa